The Podospora pseudocomata strain CBS 415.72m chromosome 3, whole genome shotgun sequence genome window below encodes:
- the YVC1 gene encoding Calcium channel yvc1 (COG:U; EggNog:ENOG503NV46), with amino-acid sequence MGGLSWRKLLGWDRHPSDGHRHDYDSWWHDSRRRLLPHYHDESLESAIPPQAVTEVALRLRHLIEQCVPCELNPDLVTRPHSKVITTKVIKAAKEAGGKEHGACVVFCLLVNKRWWKHQSLVELWDADLHNLRAVACEVIAKQIIETENDPTYLMHSVLLKRYSIIIDGKPTPPANVVERAVDLHALRVIGSSGYQKCINFLWKGWLVQDEDDPSTFVDYKDKDNTSYCAHLDPDRMRAPMYQNVTQMLFSFFYLILYTLAMNSVNARGEIDLIEGLLYVFTIGYICDELSKLWKAGHQILSFWHAFNSVLYALVTTSLAMRFIALSAGVDDPIRHQYTTLSYNFLAVSAPLFWGRLLLYLDSFRFFGAMLVVLKVMMKESMIFFALLIVIFVGFLQAFIGLDFAEDQAAEDFYFIIQAMANALMQSPDFSGFDKFSHPFGLILYYCFTFVVMVVLLNILIALYNSAYEDIYDNANDEYLAMFAQKTMTFVRAPDENVFIPPLNLIEIFCLAIPFEWWMSKKTYEHLNDIVMAALYSPLLLVSAYFEMRTAQEIRGNRARGEEDDDTIEEWEQMSDHFDFEGDGWSKTVASAKSNLEEDADVVEIKKLKQEVEELKKMIEGLTKFIAGEKGLGNGDTEELKGVDEEGESSGGA; translated from the exons ATGGGAGGCCTAAGCTGGAGAAAACTTCTCGGCTGGGATCGCCATCCTAGTGACGGCCATCGTCACGATTATGATAGCTGGTGGCATGATTCTCGTCGGCGCC TGCTCCCCCACTACCACGATGAATCTCTCGAGTCTGCCATTCCTCCACAAGCCGTCACCGAAGTAGCCCTCCGATTGCGCCACCTGATCGAGCAGTGTGTTCCTTGCGAGTTGAACCCCGATCTGGTCACCCGCCCTCACAGTaaggtcatcaccaccaaggtGATCAAAGCAGCCAAGGAGGCCGGTGGGAAGGAGCACGGCGCCTGTGTGGTGTTCTGTCTGCTGGTGAACAAGCGCTGGTGGAAGCACCAGAGTCTGGTTGAGCTATGGGATGCCGATTTGCATAACCTCAGGGCGGTAGCTTGTGAGGTTATCGCCAAGCAGAT TATCGAGACTGAGAATGATCCTACTTACCTCATGCACTCGGTTCTCCTCAAGCGGTACTCTATCATCATTGATGGCAagcccacaccaccagccaatGTCGTTGAGCGAGCTGTTGATCTCCACGCCCTTAGAGTGATTGGTTCATCCGGCTACCAAAAATGCATCAACTTCCTCTGGAAGGGCTGGCTAGTccaggatgaggacgacCCGTCCACCTTTGTGGActacaaggacaaggacaacacGTCGTACTGCGCCCACCTCGACCCCGACCGCATGCGAGCACCCATGTACCAGAACGTGACGCAgatgctcttctccttcttctaCCTCATACTCTACACCCTTGCGATGAACTCAGTAAATGCCCGAGGAGAGATTGACCTCATCGAGGGGCTGCTGTATGTCTTCACCATCGGCTACATCTGTGACGAACTGTCCAAGCTCTGGAAAGCTGGGCATCAGATCCTGAGCTTTTGGCACGCATTCAACTCGGTCCTGTACGCGCTGGTGACCACCAGCTTGGCCATGAGATTCATTGCGCTCAGtgctggggttgatgatCCGATCAGACATCAATACACGACGCTGAGCTACAACTTCTTGGCTGTCAGTGCGCCGTTGTTTTGGGGCCGGCTGCTGCTCTACCTTGACAGTTTCAGGTTCTTTGGCgccatgttggtggtgctcaaggtgatgatgaaggagtCGATGATCTTCTTTGCGTTGCTTATTGTGATCTTTGTTGGCTTCCTCCAGGCTTTCATTGGCCTGGACTTTGCTGAGGATCAGGCGGCCGAGGACTTTTACTTTATCATTCAGGCGATGGCGAACGCGCTGATGCAGAGCCCGGATTTCAGTGGGTTTGATAAGTTCAGTCATCCGTTTGGACTGATTTTGTATTACTGCTTTACTTTTGTTGTCATG GTtgtcctcctcaacatcctGATCGCGCTTTACAACTCGGCCTACGAGGACATCTACGACAACGCCAACGACGAGTATCTCGCTATGTTTGCGCAAAAGACGATGACCTTTGTTCGTGCCCCCGACGAGAATGTGTTCATACCGCCCTTGAACCTGATTGAGATTTTCTGCTTGGCCATCCCGTTCGAGTGGTGGATGAGCAAGAAGACGTATGAACACCTCAACGATATCGTCATGGCTGCGCTGTACTCGCCTCTGCTGCTTGTTTCGGCCTATTTTGAAATGAGGACTGCCCAGGAGATCAGAGGGAACAGGGCccggggcgaggaggatgatgataccATTGAGGAGTGGGAGCAAATGTCTGACCACTTTGACTTTGAGGGTGACGGGTGGTCCAAGACAGTGGCTAGCGCAAAGAGTAatctggaggaggatgccgatgTGGTCGAGATTAAGAAGCTGAagcaggaggtggaggagctgaagaagatgatcGAGGGGTTGACCAAGTTTATTGCTGGTGAGAAGGGGCTTGGAAATGGCGATACCGAAGAGCTAAAGggggttgacgaggagggagagtcTAGTGGTGGTGCTTAG
- a CDS encoding hypothetical protein (EggNog:ENOG503PS2B), whose product MRSSFLLAGNLWVILGAATSAKLEQRDDVEECVQDGLLNCFSSSLVQASQFCTNSIVTATAFTEVVTVTPTVTVTNAVTETATITEPVTESTTIAQSLPLKARRRKRGCSNRPPLNCLRSFASSVEPLQFTSACGCIGITSTTELATVTADVTSTIFETPTVTEYVTVSPTPVEEESTQQPTTEPTTTEPAPTTPIEESTLEPTATPTPEVTTTTTAEESTLEPTTTTAPEPTTSTVSVPESTTSAAPPPLITNGDFSGNSLEGWSITNRVGTGASVGVISQGAGNYVMEIQSSYFVSAAITGLSVSQTINCEPGADYRLTFRISVISSYTNGNPWSVVLGGRSITSGAGSSLAWTQIGYTFVCSATQGGNDLTFRIHSNNNRAARMLVDDVVVTKL is encoded by the exons ATGCGTTCGtctttcctcctcgctgGCAACCTTTGGGTCATTCTGGGCGCAGCTACCTCAGCAAAGCTAGAGCAACgcgatgatgtcgaggagtGTGTCCAGGATGGGCTGTTGAACTGTTTCAGCAGTTCACTGGTACAGGCCAGCCAATTTTGTACCAACTCGATCGTCACAGCAACTGCATTCACCGAGGTCGTCACTGTCACCCCTACCGT CACCGTTACCAATGCCGTCACCGAAACTGCAACTATCACCGAACCTGTCACCGAATCCACGACCATCGCACAAAGTCTACCCCTTAAAGCTAGACGCAGGAAAAGGGGCTGCTCCAACAGACCGCCATTGAACTGCCTGCGCAGCTTCGCTTCTTCCGTCGAGCCACTGCAGTTCACTTCTGCTTGCGGATGCATTGGGATCACATCGACTACTGAGCTTGCTACCGTCACTGCTGATGTCACAAGCACAATTTTTGAAACACCGACTGTTACCGAATATGTCACCGTTAGCCCGACACCTGTGGAGGAAGAATCTACCCAGCAACCTACAACCGAGCCCACGACAACCGAGCCAGCCCCCACAACTCCAATTGAAGAGTCTACGCTCGAGCCCACAGCAACCCCGACCCCTGAGGTGACCACGACAACCACTGCCGAAGAGTCGACACTCGAACCCACCACGACAACAGCGCCTGAGCCCACAACATCCACTGTTTCCGTGCCCGAGTCCACcacatcagcagcaccacctccgtTGATCACCAACGGGGACTTCAGCGGTAATTCGCTGGAAGGATGGAGTATCACCAACAGGGTCGGTACCGGTGCCAGCGTTGGGGTTATCTCACAGGGTGCTGGCAATTACGTGATGGAGATCCAGTCGAGCTACTTTGTCAGCGCCGCCATCACCGGACTTTCTGTGTCTCAAACTATCAACTG CGAGCCAGGGGCTGATTATAGGCTCACATTCCGAATCAGTGTTATTTCCAGTTACACAAATGGGAATCCGTGGTCGGTTGTTCTGGGCGGAAGGTCGATCACGTCAGGTGCCGGTTCTTCTTTGGCATGGACTCAAATCGGCTATACCTTTGTCTGCTCAGCAACACAGGGCGGGAATGACCTTACCTTCCGGATCcattccaacaacaacagagcggcgaggatgttggtggatgatgtggtggtgacgaaaCTTTAG
- a CDS encoding hypothetical protein (EggNog:ENOG503P1CI; COG:S), giving the protein MDLVTAIGLVSGILTFVSFGTKLVKGTIEIREALDGTLDENRTRQEVAQEMNRLSARLLPPDDTKLVAEEKSLCLLAKKCSSMSEQLIKLLEGVKSDNSRSIRQSLWSSLKSKMHGKERVDLEQRLDHCRNQLELQLLFITRRQTDASLQTLFKLVKDDTAKLEYLRQSINRLEQQVHLCDLSTAAQAQIRSLLPLPDHVSNSIAQDRVLRALAFDGMRNHQKPRSGSSQHDV; this is encoded by the exons ATGGATCTTGTCACGGCCATCGGGCTGGTGTCGGGCATCCTGACATTTGTATCATTTGGCACCAAGCTTGTCAAGGGAACCATTGAGATTCGGGAAGCGCTCGATGGCACACTGGACGAAAATCGCACCCGTCAAGAGGTGGCCCAGGAGATGAACCGGCTTTCTGCTCGACTCTTACCGCCGGACGATACCAAGCTCGTCGCCGAAGAAAAGAGTCTTTGCCTTCTCGCCAAAAAGTGCTCGTCGATGTCGGAGCAGCTGATCAAATTGCTTGAGGGTGTCAAGTCCGACAACAGCCGATCCATAAGACAAAGTTTATGGTCATCCTTGAAAAGCAAAATGCATGGaaaggagagggtggacTTGGAGCAGAGATTAGATCACTGCCGAAACCAACTTGAGCTTCAACTTTTGTTTATCACGAG GCGCCAAACGGATGCGTCGCTACAAACTCTATTCAAACTAGTCAAAGATGATACTGCAAAGCTCGAATATCTACGGCAGTCCATCAATCGACTTGAGCAACAAGTTCACCTCTGCGATCTCAGTACCGCTGCGCAGGCGCAGATACGAAGCCTTCTACCCCTTCCAGACCACGTCTCAAATAGCATTGCGCAAGACCGGGTGCTTCGCGCACTGGCTTTTGATGGTATGCGAAACCATCAAAAACCTCGTTCAGGATCCTCACAACACGACGTTTGA
- a CDS encoding hypothetical protein (CAZy:AA9; COG:G; EggNog:ENOG503PCNU): MKPTTLLLLAATGAEAHYRFSKLIVDGVPETKEWGFVRQSKNYQSNAGVTDVNSNDMRCYQMRTGTATATVTAGTRLGFVAMSAVTHFGPVSFYMARVPDNANINTWEPAGNVWFKVGEISAQAGPNGQLGSSEQNWPAYNQKEVYFNVPKEVPNGKYLVRVESIALHQAQSAGGAQLYINCAQVEVVGGGSGRPGPLVSFPGAYGRNDPGLVWSYYPVRTSYKAPGPAVWQG; this comes from the exons atgaAGCCAAcaactctcctcctcctcgccgccacaGGCGCAGAAGCTCACT ACCGCTTCTCCAAACTAATCGTCGACGGCGTCCCGGAAACAAAAGAATGGGGCTTCGTCCGCCAATCCAAAAACTACCAGTCCAACGCCGGCGTCACAGACGTAAACAGCAACGACATGCGCTGCTACCAAATGCGCACCGGCACCGCCACCGCGACCGTCACAGCCGGCACCCGCCTCGGCTTTGTCGCCATGTCAGCCGTCACCCACTTTGGCCCCGTGTCCTTCTACATGGCTCGCGTGCCCGACAATGCAAACATCAACACGTGGGAGCCAGCGGGGAATGTGTGGTTCAAAGTGGGGGAAATCAGTGCCCAAGCTGGGCCGAACGGGCAGCTGGGAAGTTCGGAGCAGAATTGGCCTGCTTATA ACCAGAAGGAAGTGTACTTTAATGTGCCTAAAGAGGTGCCAAACGGAAAGTATCTTGTTCGTGTGGAGAGTATTGCTCTACACCAGGCTCAGTCGGCGGGTGGTGCCCAGCTTTACATCAACTGCGCtcaggttgaggttgtgggcGGGGGGAGTGGGCGGCCGGGCCCGCTGGTTTCTTTCCCGGGGGCGTACGGTAGGAATGATCCCGGGTTGGTGTGGTCGTATTATCCTGTTCGGACGAGCTACAAGGCTCCGGGGCCGGCGGTTTGGCAGGGTTGA